Sequence from the Cololabis saira isolate AMF1-May2022 chromosome 9, fColSai1.1, whole genome shotgun sequence genome:
cacgattcaatacggtggtgatatgtggcccacgataatgataatatcaccatacacgatatctaccatattaaatatatagtaagaaatttcatcaacgatatatcacgatatatgtgactgaaaaaaaaaacataaaaaggagaacgtgtagttatgcatttattcaatgccaaaacttcatacaatgtacaaataagtgcatttgtatagagcctcacctaggcttgtaaatgtaaacactgaacagctggacaaatgaaagtgcatgaacattagtgcggtgacaaccacgtaaatccattatatgttgtaataaaatattgatatttgccgtcagtttatcgattatttattgcgacagagagcgcaacaatattgcaatatcgattttttttccccttctcccCCCAACCACTAATGTTGAATGCTCAACTTAAAGGAAGAATCAACTTTAGCATTTATAAAATTAAGCTCAATCCAGAGAACAtgacagtttaagaaaactgtaatccataatcagcaatattaaaataataaaaggcttgcaatatttcagttaatttgtaatgaatccagaatgtatgacatttttgtttttttaattgcattacagaaaataaagaactttatcataatattctaattttctgagacagtcctgtatagtcaCTTAAAGGAAGTTTTATTTATACACAAAACAGATTCCTACAATCTAGACCAAACTTTGTTGCCTTTCACAAAGAAATTTGccttttcttttcatcactgaaacattatgaaaagaaaaaaggctggTGTGAAACTTTTCATGATGGTAGAGAACGTCAACCCAGTGATATGCCTAACTTGGAACTTTACGGACATTTTTGAATGTATTTCGTTTTTTGTTCGTTtctattttcatttattgtattttcctcttctttctatTGGTTTTTTGGTGTGTTTTGTGGCCTTAGGAAAGCTCGGGGGGCAGCATGGGCGTCCTATCCACGCTGCTGAGAGGGCTGGTCCGAGGGGCCGACAGGATGTCCGAGTTCACCAGCAAGCGCGGCTCCAGGACCCACAACAAGGGCCGGGGGGCCCGGCCCGCGGGGCTCCGGCTGGCCAGCGGGAAGTTCCTCTCCATCCCAGCCATGATCCCCGAGTTCGTGGTGCCCAGCTTGGAAGGATTCAAGCTCAGGCCGTACGTGTCGTACCGCTCGCCCAAGGGCTCGGAGCCTCCGGTCACGGCACAGAGTTTATTTGACGACATTGTTGCCCCTCAGATCCAGAAGGACTTTGAAGAAGGAACTTTCAACAAAGACCAACTGGAGAAGTACGGCTTTGAGCCCACACAGGAAGGGAAGCTGTTCAAGCTGTACCCTAAGAACTATGTGCGTTAATGGTGGATGGTTGCAGACGTACCGGGACCGAGCCCAGCTGAGGAGACGCCTCACGGAGAATCACAGCTCACACCAAACTATTGATTTATTGCAGGtggctgtttttaaatatcCAGCTAATCACATTTCAAGGGCATGGctaaatttaaaataaagtgtACAATATCATACAGTTTAGGCAATCATTGTATGTAACAAagcatttaataaaaaaaaaaaaactttaatgtgGGTCTGTCATTTGTATAATTGAAATAGAGGCACGTGAGATTGCTGATAGATGTTAAtaccaactagggctggggatcgattcagattcttaagattcagaatcaattatcaccatttgagTCGATTCGATCCAATATTCGGCAGCACgttggcttagtggttagcactgttgcctcacagcaagaaggttcccggttcgactcccaggcccagcaggacctttctgtgtggagtttgcaagtTCTCCCCGTGgtgcttgcatgggtttcctcccacagtccaaaaacatgcatgctaggtaaattgatcattctaaattgcccgtaggtgtgagtgttagtgtgtctggttgtttgtggggactgcgggtggaaactagcatttctgctaaacccggtgtatttacactgcttaatgtagtgtgcattaatatgcattgtcccgtctaaataaactttgaaacctattgatgtgggttagtgttattaaaaatgttttttgagctgttgcctgaatgactgtaaaataactagtgaaataattaatttcacaataagtattgtgaaataaatatccatttaaaatgcaaaaaaagagaaattgcaacagctcatgcagtaaacaaatcattttagcttgtctgatttattctgtcaccaaacacacagcttgccatgatgcatttttcaggttttcatgacaaaccgtgtccgatggAAAAATCAAACAAGCTaaagtaaatatagataatatgaacttcattgaactaataacatttagaaatgtaagctgaaatatccagcattttctctcaagaaaagttcatttagttcaggagttttcaaaaccagtGCTTTAACGCTACAGCTACTCTTCGGCTCCATGTTCATTGTTAGTTTCACACCACGcccatgtgtgaattaaatgacgtgaaaAATAATCAATCTTTACACATACAAATCGATATTTAGGAattaatgagaatcgatttagaatcggaacatcatttttttttcaacacaggcctaatactAACAGATGATTTTTAATTGCCATTTTCCTTCCTTTCTAAAATTCAAATAGCTCAA
This genomic interval carries:
- the mrpl41 gene encoding large ribosomal subunit protein mL41 — translated: MGVLSTLLRGLVRGADRMSEFTSKRGSRTHNKGRGARPAGLRLASGKFLSIPAMIPEFVVPSLEGFKLRPYVSYRSPKGSEPPVTAQSLFDDIVAPQIQKDFEEGTFNKDQLEKYGFEPTQEGKLFKLYPKNYVR